The proteins below come from a single Agrococcus beijingensis genomic window:
- a CDS encoding type I restriction endonuclease subunit R → MTGLGEHLSVRQPLVAALVAVGWKHVPAHRLERELESPLIERELTSALERLNPLVAEAPERAEEVLRPLRAALLSAREAGLVVANRDMAEWLRGSQSVRFLGAPHDAPVRLIDFEDPAANSLIVSEEVSFGVPGHTARFDLVLWVNGLPLAVLELKSPVKHQITWANGATELVRDYQPGWPEFFVPNVLVAACDGRELHYAGVGAPVEAWSPWGDFDEPYPLQRVLDAASDLLSPARVLSFLRDFTLFETPEDNASAELVKLVARYTQVQSVELITARALDPERNRGLIYHTQGSGKTLAMVFAAARLLREPAMQNPTIVLVADRLQLVRQLWDQFRTASMPRLVVPQSAAALRSALGQQDRRGMIFATVQKFAGAGVLNQRSNIVLMADEAHRTQEGDLGTTMRASLPNASMFGFTGTPIAELDRSTFRTFGDESDEGRVLHSYDAGQSIRDGMTVPLHVSPRKVEFRLDKEALDEAFDALRTAEGLDEADADVLARRASRVSTFFGNPDRVRQVCADVVDHFYSHVDPSGMKAQVVVYDRAACVAYTEELRRLLEERGTGDEVEVVMTVEEAKGDDGTWAKYKLTEQEEERVLSRFRTYGDPLKFLVCTSKLGTGFNAPIEGVMYLDKPLKRHTLFQTITRANRTWRNPETGKDKRYGTIVDYVGLGDEFAEAMKPAQAGQDGPDIDEDALLQTFEQQLHVAMLRFAGLDYAHPTAHTLIDAQQRMPKPADRDEFAAAYLMLEGIWETLAPDARLYPHKPAYRFIAQLYRNMTPSDTGDNLLWQRLGAKTLELVYEHMRDVRVTSEADVVIADVDTIRDLIESGPADLEGVEDRTVDEIIDSIAARLKKRLQGANGDHPVYRSLAERLDQLRARALEAAQASIDWLRAAFELAKDVTEAERAEDEAGAAGLSLLPDPRIGALTAIFREAAPQQAPDMIERVVLDIDDIVRQTRFTGWVETRKGDQQVRAAIREVLKRHLLLGEPGLFERAYGYVAANY, encoded by the coding sequence ATGACCGGGCTCGGCGAGCACCTGAGCGTGCGACAGCCTCTCGTGGCCGCGCTGGTCGCGGTCGGTTGGAAGCACGTCCCTGCCCACCGGCTCGAGCGCGAGCTCGAGTCGCCGCTCATCGAGCGCGAGTTGACCAGCGCGCTCGAGCGCCTGAACCCGCTCGTCGCGGAGGCGCCGGAGCGCGCTGAGGAGGTGCTGCGGCCGCTGCGTGCGGCATTGCTCTCCGCTCGCGAGGCGGGTCTGGTCGTCGCGAATCGCGACATGGCCGAGTGGCTCCGCGGCTCCCAATCCGTGCGTTTCCTGGGCGCCCCGCACGACGCGCCCGTCAGGCTCATCGACTTTGAGGACCCAGCGGCGAACAGCCTCATCGTCTCCGAGGAGGTCTCTTTCGGCGTGCCCGGGCACACGGCGCGCTTCGACCTCGTGCTGTGGGTGAACGGCCTCCCGCTGGCGGTCCTCGAGCTCAAGTCGCCGGTGAAGCACCAGATCACCTGGGCGAACGGCGCCACCGAGCTCGTCCGGGATTACCAGCCGGGGTGGCCGGAGTTCTTCGTGCCGAACGTGCTCGTTGCCGCGTGCGACGGCCGCGAACTGCACTACGCCGGCGTTGGCGCGCCGGTCGAGGCGTGGAGCCCGTGGGGCGACTTCGACGAGCCGTACCCGCTGCAGCGCGTGCTCGACGCCGCCTCCGACCTGCTCTCGCCCGCGCGAGTGCTGTCGTTCCTGCGCGACTTCACCCTCTTCGAGACCCCCGAGGACAATGCCTCGGCGGAGCTCGTGAAGCTGGTCGCCCGCTACACGCAGGTCCAGTCCGTCGAACTCATCACTGCCCGCGCCCTCGATCCGGAGCGCAACCGCGGGCTGATCTACCACACGCAAGGCTCCGGCAAGACGCTCGCGATGGTCTTCGCCGCCGCCCGGCTGCTGCGCGAACCGGCGATGCAGAACCCGACGATCGTGCTCGTCGCCGACCGGCTGCAGCTCGTGCGACAGCTATGGGATCAGTTCCGCACCGCGAGCATGCCGCGGCTCGTCGTCCCGCAGAGCGCCGCGGCGCTGCGGAGCGCGCTCGGCCAGCAGGACCGGCGCGGCATGATCTTCGCCACCGTGCAGAAGTTCGCAGGCGCCGGCGTGCTCAACCAGCGCAGCAACATCGTCCTCATGGCTGATGAGGCGCACCGCACGCAGGAGGGTGATCTCGGCACGACCATGCGCGCGTCGCTGCCGAACGCTTCCATGTTCGGCTTCACCGGCACCCCGATCGCCGAGCTCGACCGCAGCACGTTCCGCACCTTCGGCGACGAGTCCGACGAGGGCCGCGTCCTCCACTCCTACGACGCGGGCCAGTCGATCCGCGACGGCATGACAGTGCCGCTGCACGTGAGCCCCCGCAAGGTCGAGTTCCGACTCGACAAGGAGGCGCTCGACGAGGCGTTCGACGCGCTCCGCACCGCCGAGGGCCTCGACGAGGCAGACGCCGACGTGCTCGCCCGCCGCGCCTCGCGCGTAAGCACCTTCTTCGGCAACCCCGACCGCGTCCGGCAGGTGTGCGCCGACGTCGTCGACCACTTCTACTCGCACGTCGACCCGTCCGGCATGAAGGCGCAGGTCGTCGTCTACGACCGCGCCGCCTGCGTCGCCTACACCGAGGAGCTCCGGCGCCTGCTCGAGGAGCGCGGCACCGGCGACGAGGTCGAGGTCGTGATGACCGTCGAGGAGGCCAAGGGCGACGACGGCACCTGGGCGAAGTACAAGCTCACCGAGCAGGAAGAGGAGCGCGTGCTCTCGCGCTTCCGCACCTACGGAGATCCGCTGAAGTTCCTGGTCTGCACTTCGAAGCTCGGCACCGGCTTCAACGCCCCGATCGAGGGCGTCATGTACCTCGACAAGCCGCTCAAGCGCCACACGCTCTTCCAGACGATCACCCGGGCGAACCGCACCTGGCGGAACCCAGAGACCGGCAAGGACAAGCGCTACGGCACGATCGTCGACTACGTCGGGCTCGGCGACGAGTTCGCCGAAGCTATGAAGCCCGCGCAGGCCGGTCAGGACGGGCCCGACATCGACGAGGACGCGCTGCTTCAGACGTTCGAGCAGCAGCTGCACGTCGCCATGCTGCGCTTCGCGGGCCTCGACTACGCGCACCCGACCGCACACACGCTGATCGATGCGCAGCAGCGCATGCCGAAGCCTGCTGACCGCGATGAGTTCGCCGCCGCGTACCTGATGCTCGAAGGGATCTGGGAGACCCTCGCTCCCGACGCGCGCCTCTACCCGCACAAGCCCGCCTACCGCTTTATAGCGCAGCTGTACCGGAACATGACGCCTTCCGACACCGGCGACAACCTGCTCTGGCAACGGCTTGGCGCGAAGACGCTCGAGCTCGTCTACGAGCACATGCGCGACGTACGCGTCACTTCTGAGGCTGACGTGGTGATCGCCGACGTCGACACCATCCGCGACCTCATCGAGAGCGGTCCCGCCGACCTCGAGGGAGTCGAAGACCGGACCGTCGATGAGATCATCGACAGCATCGCCGCGCGTCTCAAGAAGCGACTGCAGGGCGCGAATGGGGATCACCCCGTGTACCGGTCGCTCGCCGAACGACTCGACCAGTTGCGGGCGCGAGCGCTCGAAGCTGCCCAGGCATCGATCGACTGGCTGCGCGCAGCGTTCGAGCTTGCGAAGGACGTCACCGAAGCCGAGCGCGCAGAGGACGAGGCAGGCGCAGCTGGCCTGAGCCTTCTCCCGGACCCTCGCATCGGAGCCCTCACCGCGATCTTCCGAGAAGCAGCACCCCAGCAAGCGCCAGACATGATCGAGCGCGTAGTGCTCGACATCGACGACATCGTCCGGCAGACCCGCTTCACCGGCTGGGTCGAAACCCGCAAGGGCGACCAGCAAGTCCGGGCCGCCATCCGGGAAGTGCTGAAGCGCCACCTTCTGCTCGGTGAGCCTGGACTCTTCGAGCGCGCCTACGGATACGTCGCCGCCAACTACTAG
- a CDS encoding restriction endonuclease translates to MTAWVVRAGKHGENEQHNLQRGRVTVGWADTGELSRCRSREDVRARLEVIWPGMTQKQLGNFTGQLWAFRDMIQPGDLMLLPLKTKPGYIQFGRVTGDYAFDATEPEPTRRHFRPVEWLGEPVARAVIDEDLLLILGAYLTVFSPSRNNAAERLEAIAETGSDPGLGASAVPEPAPRTAESEDSADVTDPELVPTLETIRDRVRSHVAASFREHRLTGLVADILTVLGYHCEVSPPGPDGGVDILAGRGPLGLDSRIVVEVKSEPSPIGASVVRGLHSAWMQHQAQQGLLVAWGGLTKPAASEFKKLTWLRVWDAEALLEKLFETYEHLPAATKEQIPLRQVWVLDDDETRDA, encoded by the coding sequence GTGACAGCATGGGTCGTGCGTGCGGGCAAGCACGGCGAGAATGAGCAGCACAACCTCCAGCGAGGCCGTGTGACGGTCGGGTGGGCGGACACTGGCGAACTGTCGCGCTGCCGATCGCGCGAGGACGTGCGGGCAAGGCTCGAGGTGATCTGGCCGGGCATGACGCAAAAGCAGCTCGGCAACTTCACCGGCCAGTTGTGGGCATTCCGGGACATGATCCAGCCCGGCGACCTGATGCTGCTACCGCTGAAGACGAAGCCCGGTTACATCCAGTTTGGACGAGTCACCGGCGACTACGCGTTCGACGCAACTGAGCCTGAACCGACGAGGCGCCACTTCCGCCCGGTCGAGTGGCTCGGCGAGCCTGTGGCGCGGGCCGTGATCGACGAGGACCTCCTGCTGATCCTGGGCGCGTACCTCACCGTCTTCAGTCCATCGCGCAACAACGCCGCCGAGCGACTGGAAGCGATCGCTGAGACTGGCAGCGATCCGGGGCTAGGTGCAAGCGCGGTTCCTGAGCCCGCCCCGAGGACAGCCGAGAGCGAAGACTCCGCAGATGTCACCGACCCTGAGCTAGTGCCTACGCTCGAGACGATTCGTGATCGGGTTCGCTCGCATGTCGCTGCGTCGTTCCGTGAGCACCGACTCACCGGACTGGTCGCGGACATCCTCACCGTTCTCGGCTACCACTGCGAGGTATCCCCTCCCGGCCCGGACGGCGGGGTCGACATCCTGGCCGGCCGAGGCCCTCTCGGGCTCGACTCGCGGATCGTCGTCGAAGTGAAGTCGGAGCCGTCGCCGATCGGAGCCTCGGTCGTTCGCGGCCTCCACTCCGCTTGGATGCAACACCAGGCTCAACAAGGCCTGCTCGTGGCGTGGGGTGGACTCACAAAGCCCGCGGCTTCGGAGTTCAAGAAGCTCACCTGGCTGCGAGTGTGGGACGCTGAAGCGCTCCTCGAGAAGCTGTTCGAGACGTACGAGCATCTGCCGGCGGCCACCAAGGAGCAGATTCCTCTTCGCCAGGTCTGGGTACTCGACGACGACGAGACGAGAGACGCATGA
- a CDS encoding restriction endonuclease subunit S: protein MREGWAPTALGDVLSQASDPFQVDRAAEYVNLGVRWYGEGVFARESKRGADIKGSRLYRVRAGQFTYNRLFAGMGSFGLVRDQHSDGVVSNEFPLFDVDDRRLVPAYLDLFFQQPSVWARVTEQSTGTTKSRLRWKEHQLLAFQLPLPPLAEQRRIVDLIGAVDDAIEKAEASAAAAGDVYRSLADRLFRSPPASRLGDLAETVPGANWSKADEAGSAEDGYEEVVGIGVTGAAGLDFSKMKYVAGLPAGVHRLRKSDLLVVRTNGNAERIGNVYSAEALEGRPFSAFHLGLRPKSEANAALIFHALSSPAAQRALTGMTSGSTGLKNLAAKKLLELQVPSTTDESFLESLEVASSTVRQHLTGIATLRDLRAKALPALLSGEHAVPDEYDEVMEVAA from the coding sequence ATGCGTGAGGGGTGGGCGCCGACCGCACTCGGTGACGTTCTCTCGCAGGCCAGTGACCCGTTTCAGGTCGACCGGGCTGCGGAGTACGTCAACCTCGGCGTTCGCTGGTACGGGGAAGGCGTGTTCGCCCGAGAGTCGAAGCGCGGAGCGGACATCAAGGGGAGCCGGCTCTACCGCGTGCGCGCCGGACAGTTCACCTACAACCGCCTCTTCGCCGGCATGGGGTCATTCGGTCTCGTGCGAGACCAGCATTCCGACGGCGTCGTGTCCAACGAGTTCCCGCTGTTTGACGTCGACGACCGCCGGCTCGTGCCCGCGTACCTCGATCTCTTCTTTCAGCAGCCGTCTGTCTGGGCACGCGTCACGGAGCAGTCCACCGGCACGACGAAGAGCCGACTGCGGTGGAAGGAGCATCAACTACTCGCATTCCAACTGCCCCTCCCGCCCCTCGCCGAGCAGCGCCGCATTGTCGACCTGATCGGCGCGGTCGACGATGCGATCGAGAAGGCCGAGGCGAGCGCGGCTGCGGCAGGCGACGTATACCGATCGCTGGCCGACCGCCTCTTCCGCAGTCCCCCGGCGTCCCGTCTCGGCGACCTCGCTGAGACCGTGCCCGGTGCGAACTGGAGTAAGGCCGACGAAGCCGGGTCCGCGGAGGATGGTTATGAGGAGGTGGTCGGCATCGGTGTAACCGGCGCTGCTGGGCTCGACTTCAGCAAGATGAAGTACGTCGCGGGCCTGCCTGCGGGTGTCCATCGCCTGCGAAAGAGCGATCTTCTGGTCGTGCGAACCAATGGCAACGCCGAACGGATCGGAAACGTCTACTCTGCCGAGGCACTTGAGGGCCGTCCGTTCTCCGCCTTCCACCTCGGTTTGCGCCCAAAGTCCGAGGCCAACGCTGCGCTGATTTTCCATGCTCTGTCGTCACCGGCAGCTCAGCGCGCGCTAACCGGGATGACCTCGGGAAGCACGGGTCTAAAGAACCTGGCTGCTAAGAAGCTTCTCGAACTCCAAGTGCCCAGCACGACCGACGAATCCTTCCTGGAGTCGCTCGAGGTGGCGAGCTCCACTGTGCGTCAGCACCTGACCGGCATCGCCACGCTCCGCGACCTCCGCGCGAAGGCGCTCCCCGCCCTCCTCTCAGGCGAGCACGCGGTCCCGGACGAGTACGACGAAGTGATGGAGGTAGCGGCGTGA
- a CDS encoding type I restriction-modification system subunit M, with the protein MTQQQLESTLWAAANALRGPVDPGDFKAYVFPVMFFKWISDNWDFQHEKAVAIYGDDLDDEIEADYQPFAIPAGCHWDDVYGTTFNIGAKLGHTLQRIELANPDLAGVFGDVNWGNKDRLPENALATLLDTFHPVKLDPDHVEGDMLGAAYEYLLREFAEASGKKAGEFFTPRHVVHLLVKLLEPKPEEKIIDPSCGSAGMLVETVNAVVASGGDPRTLKLHGQEINLTTSAIAKMNLYLHGLRDFDVRRGDTLRDPKHVTRGKLDKFDVVIANPPFSLQNWGAAEWSNDPYGRSACGLPPAKNADYAWIQHMAAAMDEETGRVGVVMPHGVLFRGGKEGAIRQCLIAEQDLIEAVIGLPTNLFYSTSIPVAILILRKRKPAERQGKVLFIDASARFKPGKNQNTMDDADVDAIHAAYTRGEDIDGEGGLHLRLVDHEEIAATGYDLNIGRYLSVTEHAEVDVEAALASYRDARAALREAERTLDAKLAAAGFDA; encoded by the coding sequence ATGACCCAGCAGCAGTTGGAGTCCACCCTCTGGGCCGCCGCCAACGCGCTGCGCGGCCCAGTTGACCCGGGCGACTTCAAGGCCTACGTCTTCCCGGTGATGTTCTTCAAGTGGATCAGCGACAACTGGGACTTCCAGCACGAGAAGGCGGTCGCGATCTACGGCGACGACCTCGATGACGAGATCGAGGCGGACTATCAGCCCTTCGCGATCCCGGCCGGCTGCCACTGGGACGACGTCTACGGCACGACGTTCAACATCGGCGCGAAGCTCGGCCACACGCTGCAGCGCATCGAGCTCGCGAACCCGGACCTCGCCGGCGTCTTCGGCGACGTGAACTGGGGCAACAAGGACCGCCTGCCCGAGAACGCCCTGGCGACGCTGCTCGACACGTTCCACCCGGTCAAGCTCGATCCCGACCACGTCGAGGGCGACATGCTGGGCGCCGCCTACGAGTACCTGCTGCGCGAGTTCGCGGAGGCGAGCGGCAAGAAGGCGGGCGAGTTCTTCACGCCCCGTCACGTCGTGCACCTGCTCGTCAAGCTCCTCGAGCCGAAGCCCGAGGAGAAGATCATCGACCCGTCGTGCGGCTCCGCCGGGATGCTCGTCGAGACGGTAAACGCCGTCGTTGCCTCCGGCGGCGACCCGCGCACGCTGAAGCTGCACGGGCAGGAGATCAACCTCACTACGAGCGCGATCGCCAAGATGAACCTCTACCTGCACGGGCTCCGCGACTTCGACGTGCGCCGCGGCGACACGCTCCGCGACCCAAAGCACGTCACGCGCGGCAAGCTCGACAAGTTCGACGTCGTCATCGCCAATCCCCCATTCAGCCTGCAGAACTGGGGCGCCGCCGAGTGGTCGAACGACCCCTACGGCCGCAGCGCCTGCGGCCTCCCGCCGGCCAAGAACGCCGACTACGCCTGGATTCAGCACATGGCCGCCGCCATGGACGAGGAGACGGGCCGCGTCGGCGTGGTCATGCCGCACGGTGTGCTCTTCCGCGGCGGCAAGGAAGGCGCGATCAGGCAGTGCCTCATCGCAGAGCAGGACCTCATCGAGGCCGTCATCGGCCTGCCAACGAACCTCTTCTACTCGACCTCCATCCCGGTCGCGATCCTGATCCTCCGCAAGCGCAAGCCCGCCGAGCGCCAGGGCAAGGTGCTCTTCATCGACGCCTCCGCGCGATTCAAGCCCGGCAAGAACCAGAACACGATGGACGACGCCGACGTCGACGCGATCCACGCCGCCTACACGCGCGGCGAGGACATCGACGGCGAGGGCGGTCTCCACCTCCGCCTCGTCGACCACGAGGAGATCGCCGCCACCGGCTACGACCTCAACATCGGCCGCTACCTCTCCGTCACCGAGCACGCCGAAGTCGACGTCGAAGCAGCGCTCGCGTCGTACCGCGACGCGCGCGCCGCGCTCCGCGAGGCGGAGCGCACCCTCGACGCCAAGCTCGCCGCGGCAGGCTTCGATGCGTGA
- a CDS encoding VOC family protein: MEMLTGEQIATSDLTDWRKLAQGLHARFLIDDFRAGARFLVELGEAGDALGHHPIASIGAGYVDLKLISDHAVYRDGEGTEHVVEWVTQRDVDLARRISEIAADHRLDADPGAVSVIELGLDTARSATIAPVWAALLTGSGDAQGHGSPSDEIRDATGRVPNLWFGDAGEDPQQRFHLEVYVAPEVADERIAAALAAGGTLVDDSKSPWLTVVADQDGNQGVVCVDASAIKTD; the protein is encoded by the coding sequence ATGGAAATGCTCACCGGGGAGCAGATCGCCACCTCAGACCTGACCGACTGGCGCAAGCTCGCCCAGGGACTGCACGCCCGGTTCCTCATCGACGACTTCCGCGCCGGCGCACGCTTCCTCGTGGAACTGGGCGAAGCGGGCGACGCGCTCGGGCATCACCCGATCGCGTCGATCGGCGCAGGCTATGTCGACCTGAAGCTCATCAGTGACCACGCCGTCTACCGCGACGGCGAGGGCACCGAGCATGTGGTCGAGTGGGTCACCCAGCGAGATGTCGACCTGGCGCGGCGGATCAGCGAGATCGCCGCCGACCATCGGCTCGACGCCGACCCGGGCGCGGTCAGCGTCATTGAGCTCGGCCTCGACACCGCGCGGTCTGCGACCATCGCCCCGGTGTGGGCGGCCCTGCTCACCGGCAGCGGCGACGCCCAGGGGCACGGCTCCCCCAGCGACGAGATCCGCGACGCCACCGGCCGAGTGCCGAACCTCTGGTTCGGCGACGCGGGAGAGGACCCCCAGCAGCGGTTCCACCTGGAGGTCTACGTAGCGCCCGAGGTGGCAGATGAGCGGATCGCCGCCGCCCTCGCCGCCGGTGGCACCCTCGTCGACGACAGCAAGTCGCCCTGGCTCACGGTGGTCGCCGACCAGGACGGCAATCAGGGCGTCGTCTGCGTCGACGCATCCGCGATCAAGACGGACTGA
- a CDS encoding GNAT family N-acetyltransferase produces the protein MATDDYSIQPLTAQTWNAFAAMVERHNGIFGGCWCTYFHDQSLERGPGYDGSRALKQRLVEGGVAHAALVMLGDEAIAWAEFGTPDELPNIHHRKQYLAEVDVLPDYRVTCIFVDKRYRKHGYAKVALDGALAMIAARGGGVVEGYPHEVGEQRMNNSFVYNGTRAMYEQAGFAFVRAKGLKNTVMRRTVQPA, from the coding sequence ATGGCGACGGACGACTACTCGATCCAGCCGCTGACCGCGCAGACCTGGAACGCGTTCGCCGCCATGGTTGAGCGGCACAACGGGATCTTCGGCGGGTGCTGGTGCACCTACTTCCACGACCAGTCGCTCGAGCGCGGGCCGGGGTATGACGGCAGCCGTGCGCTGAAGCAGCGGCTGGTCGAGGGCGGAGTGGCGCACGCGGCGCTCGTGATGCTCGGCGACGAGGCGATCGCGTGGGCCGAGTTCGGCACACCGGATGAGCTGCCGAACATCCACCACCGCAAGCAGTACCTCGCCGAGGTCGACGTGCTGCCCGACTACCGCGTCACCTGCATCTTCGTCGACAAGCGCTACCGCAAGCACGGCTACGCGAAGGTGGCGCTCGACGGCGCGCTCGCCATGATCGCGGCGCGAGGCGGCGGGGTGGTGGAGGGCTACCCGCACGAGGTCGGCGAGCAGCGCATGAACAACTCGTTCGTCTACAACGGCACCCGCGCGATGTACGAGCAGGCCGGCTTCGCCTTCGTGCGCGCCAAGGGGTTGAAGAACACGGTCATGCGCCGCACGGTGCAGCCGGCCTGA
- a CDS encoding carbohydrate ABC transporter permease, whose translation MRFSAAGQPRRVPAPSPHRRRQRRRDALVFFAFAGPNLLLIATFIYFPLLSNVYYSTLNWRMGATSATSAGLDNYVRLFTSAQGAEMWRVTITFTVVTVVASMVLGLLVALALNRKIPGITASRTAVFSPYVLSGVGVGMVWNFIFDPQLGVLGHVFRAFGASSPEWYLDGDLALGMVMMVYVWKNLGFCAVVFLAGLQSIPSDLIEAARIDRAGALTRFFKLTLPLLSPTVFFLTVTTILSSMQAFDILKIMTPSGNGTNTIVFELYLQGFGPYQNAGYAAAISVVLFVVLFAITAFQMRFVEKRVHYA comes from the coding sequence TTGCGGTTCAGCGCGGCCGGACAACCTCGGCGTGTGCCCGCCCCCTCTCCGCATCGCCGTCGCCAGCGGCGCCGTGATGCGCTGGTGTTCTTCGCCTTCGCCGGGCCGAACCTGCTGCTCATCGCGACGTTCATCTACTTCCCGCTGCTGAGCAACGTCTACTACTCGACCCTCAACTGGCGCATGGGCGCCACGAGCGCGACGAGCGCAGGCCTCGACAACTACGTGCGGCTCTTCACCTCGGCGCAGGGCGCGGAGATGTGGCGCGTGACGATCACGTTCACCGTCGTCACCGTGGTCGCCTCGATGGTGCTCGGGCTGCTCGTCGCGCTCGCGCTCAACCGCAAGATCCCCGGCATCACCGCGAGCCGCACGGCGGTCTTCTCGCCCTACGTGCTCTCCGGCGTCGGCGTGGGCATGGTGTGGAACTTCATCTTCGACCCGCAGCTGGGGGTGCTCGGCCACGTGTTCCGCGCCTTCGGCGCGAGCTCGCCCGAGTGGTACCTCGACGGCGACCTCGCGCTCGGCATGGTGATGATGGTCTACGTCTGGAAGAACCTCGGGTTCTGCGCCGTCGTGTTCCTCGCCGGGCTGCAGTCGATCCCGAGCGACCTGATCGAGGCCGCGCGCATCGACCGCGCCGGGGCGCTCACGCGCTTCTTCAAGCTCACGCTGCCGCTGCTGTCGCCGACGGTGTTCTTCCTGACCGTCACGACCATCCTCAGCTCGATGCAGGCGTTCGACATCCTGAAGATCATGACGCCCTCGGGCAACGGCACGAACACGATCGTCTTCGAGCTCTACCTGCAGGGCTTCGGGCCCTACCAGAACGCCGGCTACGCGGCCGCGATCTCGGTGGTGCTCTTCGTCGTGCTGTTCGCCATCACCGCCTTCCAGATGCGGTTCGTCGAGAAGCGGGTGCACTACGCATGA
- a CDS encoding carbohydrate ABC transporter permease: protein MSSTHLADWRQAFSRRNIVATVLGGYLPILLALAVIVLPLLWMAIASFKPAGEIITMQPTLLPQEPTLDNYRHVADTVPLLTVLGNSLIVTVVGSAIKVLLAVTTAYALVFVDFRFKNVVFIAILVALMVPPEAALLPNYMTISAMGGRNTLWGIILPGLGTAFGTFLLRQQFKTLPKDLLEAAKLDGAGHLKRLWRIVAPVSAPTIATVALVTIVGEWNNFMWPLIITDSVDTMTLPVGLNLLQTIEGQTGSYGYLMAGAVLVILPVLIVFAAMQRFIVSGLTQGAVK from the coding sequence ATGAGCTCCACCCACCTCGCCGACTGGCGCCAGGCCTTCTCGCGGCGCAACATCGTCGCGACCGTGCTCGGCGGCTACCTGCCGATCCTGCTCGCGCTCGCCGTCATCGTGCTGCCCCTGCTCTGGATGGCGATCGCCTCGTTCAAGCCCGCGGGCGAGATCATCACGATGCAGCCCACGCTCCTGCCGCAGGAGCCGACGCTCGACAACTACCGCCACGTCGCCGACACGGTGCCGCTGCTGACGGTGCTGGGCAACAGCCTGATCGTCACCGTCGTGGGATCGGCGATCAAGGTGCTGCTCGCCGTCACCACGGCCTACGCACTCGTCTTCGTCGACTTCCGGTTCAAGAACGTCGTCTTCATCGCGATCCTGGTGGCGCTCATGGTGCCGCCCGAGGCCGCGCTGCTGCCGAACTACATGACGATCTCGGCCATGGGCGGGCGCAACACGCTCTGGGGCATCATCCTCCCCGGGCTCGGCACCGCCTTCGGCACCTTCCTGCTGCGGCAGCAGTTCAAGACGCTGCCGAAGGATCTGCTCGAGGCCGCCAAGCTCGACGGCGCCGGCCACCTGAAGCGGCTCTGGCGCATCGTCGCGCCCGTCTCGGCGCCCACCATCGCGACGGTCGCGCTCGTCACGATCGTCGGTGAGTGGAACAACTTCATGTGGCCGCTCATCATCACCGACTCCGTCGACACGATGACCCTGCCGGTGGGCCTCAACCTGCTCCAGACCATCGAGGGGCAGACCGGCAGCTACGGCTACCTGATGGCCGGCGCCGTGCTCGTGATCCTGCCCGTGCTCATCGTGTTCGCCGCGATGCAGCGCTTCATCGTCAGCGGCCTCACGCAAGGCGCTGTCAAGTGA